One Bifidobacterium angulatum DSM 20098 = JCM 7096 DNA window includes the following coding sequences:
- a CDS encoding anthranilate synthase component I, giving the protein MGECSVEHLRWGETWPSREQFHELADEGYRIIPIVRRLLADSLTPVGFYERLAAGRSGTFILESAEFGGTWSRYSFIGVNSIAQLRSNNGQADWLGQVPVGVPTQGDVLDVAHATLKTLKTPKVKGLPNLTSGLVGTVGWDVIRHWEPTLHGKAPNETDQPELVLALATDIAVVDHVSGSVWLIANAVNVDDKPTRADWAYDTAVERLDAMQRQAATPTPGEARINVLDTNVPQPELRFRTEKSHYEKAVEETKRHIVDGDVFQTVISQRLDIDSPADPFDVYRVLRTLNPSPYMYFFALTDTKGRTFNVVGSSPETLIKVDDGHAMTFPIAGSRPRGATPEEDEKLAEELLADPKERSEHIMLVDLSRNDLSRVCKPESVEVVKLMDIKRFSHIMHICSTVTGTLNDGMTAFDVFTSAFPAGTLSGAPKPRAIEIIDELEPADRGIYGGTVGYFDFSGNMDMAIAIRTAFLRDHEASVQAGAGIVLDSVPQNEWQETRNKAEASVEAVQIAAQLKAL; this is encoded by the coding sequence ATGGGAGAGTGCAGCGTCGAGCATCTGCGTTGGGGGGAGACCTGGCCGTCACGCGAGCAGTTCCACGAGCTTGCCGACGAAGGCTATCGTATTATCCCCATCGTACGTCGCTTGCTTGCGGATTCGCTGACACCGGTCGGGTTCTATGAGCGCCTTGCCGCAGGGCGGAGCGGAACCTTCATACTCGAATCGGCGGAATTCGGCGGCACATGGAGTCGATACAGCTTCATCGGCGTGAATTCCATCGCCCAGCTGCGTTCCAACAACGGGCAGGCTGATTGGCTTGGGCAAGTGCCGGTTGGCGTTCCCACGCAGGGCGACGTGCTTGACGTGGCGCACGCTACGCTGAAGACTCTGAAGACCCCTAAAGTCAAGGGTCTGCCGAACCTGACTTCGGGCCTGGTCGGAACCGTAGGCTGGGATGTGATCCGTCATTGGGAGCCCACGCTACATGGCAAGGCGCCGAACGAAACCGATCAGCCGGAGCTCGTGCTGGCTCTCGCCACCGATATTGCGGTGGTCGACCATGTCTCCGGTTCGGTATGGCTGATCGCCAACGCCGTAAACGTCGACGATAAGCCCACCCGAGCCGACTGGGCTTACGATACCGCCGTCGAACGGCTTGACGCCATGCAGCGCCAGGCTGCGACACCGACGCCGGGGGAGGCGCGCATCAACGTGCTCGACACGAATGTGCCGCAGCCCGAGTTGCGATTCCGCACCGAGAAGTCGCACTATGAGAAGGCCGTCGAGGAGACGAAGCGACATATCGTCGACGGTGATGTGTTCCAGACGGTCATCTCCCAGCGTCTTGACATCGATTCGCCGGCCGATCCCTTCGACGTGTATCGTGTCCTGCGCACCCTGAATCCAAGTCCGTATATGTATTTCTTCGCATTGACAGACACCAAGGGGCGCACTTTCAACGTTGTCGGATCCAGTCCGGAAACCCTGATCAAGGTTGATGACGGCCATGCCATGACGTTCCCGATCGCAGGTTCGCGCCCTCGTGGAGCGACTCCCGAAGAGGACGAGAAGCTCGCCGAAGAGCTGCTCGCCGACCCCAAGGAACGCAGCGAGCATATCATGCTGGTCGATTTGTCGCGCAACGACTTGAGCCGAGTGTGCAAGCCGGAGAGCGTGGAGGTGGTCAAACTGATGGATATCAAGCGATTCAGCCATATCATGCACATCTGCTCCACGGTGACAGGCACATTGAACGACGGCATGACGGCTTTCGACGTCTTCACCTCCGCTTTCCCCGCCGGCACATTATCCGGCGCTCCCAAGCCGCGGGCCATTGAGATCATCGACGAGCTTGAGCCGGCCGATCGAGGCATTTACGGCGGCACCGTAGGGTACTTCGATTTTTCTGGAAACATGGACATGGCCATTGCCATCCGCACCGCCTTTTTGCGAGATCACGAGGCCAGCGTGCAGGCCGGAGCCGGAATCGTACTTGATTCGGTTCCGCAGAACGAATGGCAGGAGACCCGCAACAAGGCCGAGGCCAGCGTTGAAGCCGTCCAGATTGCGGCACAGCTGAAAGCCCTATAG
- the hisI gene encoding phosphoribosyl-AMP cyclohydrolase, which yields MQYDNSITLDPAIAARLKRDDKGLVAAVVQQYDTRDVLMVGYMNDEALRRTLTTGRVTFWSRSRQEYWRKGDTSGHAQYVKGVSLDCDGDALLVEVDQVGAACHTGKRSCFDEGGPLPVVEGFKPEEAR from the coding sequence ATGCAATACGATAACTCGATAACACTCGATCCTGCGATCGCGGCACGTTTGAAGCGCGATGACAAAGGATTGGTCGCCGCAGTCGTCCAACAGTACGATACCCGTGACGTGCTCATGGTCGGCTACATGAATGATGAGGCGTTGCGCCGCACGCTGACCACCGGCAGAGTGACCTTCTGGTCTCGTTCCCGTCAGGAATACTGGCGTAAAGGCGATACCTCCGGACATGCGCAATATGTTAAGGGCGTGTCTCTTGACTGCGACGGAGACGCCCTGCTGGTAGAGGTCGATCAGGTTGGAGCCGCATGCCATACCGGCAAACGTAGTTGTTTCGACGAGGGCGGACCGCTGCCCGTCGTAGAGGGATTCAAACCCGAGGAGGCACGGTGA
- the hisF gene encoding imidazole glycerol phosphate synthase subunit HisF, producing the protein MSLAVRVIPCLDVDAGRVVKGVHFENLKDAGDPVELAAEYYRQGADELTFLDVTASSSHRQTMVDVVSRTAEQVFIPMTVGGGVRTPEDVDSLLRCGADKVGVNTAAINDPTLISRVAERFGNQVLVLSVDARREKGEQHTQSGFEVTTMGGRKSTGIDALWWVKRAEELGAGEILLNSMDADGTQSGFDIEMIQAVRREVKIPIIASGGAGKVEDFPPAIAAGADAVLAASVFHYGTLTIADVKAELRRSGYTVR; encoded by the coding sequence ATGTCGTTGGCGGTACGAGTTATTCCGTGCTTGGATGTTGATGCAGGACGTGTGGTGAAGGGCGTCCATTTCGAGAATCTCAAAGACGCCGGCGATCCGGTGGAGCTTGCGGCGGAATACTATCGGCAGGGTGCGGATGAGCTGACGTTCCTGGATGTAACCGCTTCCAGCTCGCATCGTCAGACCATGGTCGATGTGGTCAGTCGCACCGCCGAACAGGTGTTCATCCCGATGACCGTTGGCGGCGGCGTACGCACCCCGGAGGATGTCGACTCGTTGCTGCGTTGCGGAGCGGACAAAGTCGGTGTCAATACCGCGGCCATCAATGATCCGACATTGATCAGTCGAGTCGCCGAGCGTTTCGGCAATCAGGTGCTGGTGCTATCGGTGGACGCCCGGCGCGAAAAGGGCGAACAACACACGCAGTCCGGGTTCGAAGTCACCACCATGGGCGGGCGCAAATCCACAGGCATTGATGCGTTGTGGTGGGTCAAACGTGCCGAAGAGCTTGGCGCCGGCGAGATATTGCTGAACTCCATGGACGCGGACGGTACACAGTCGGGTTTCGACATCGAGATGATTCAGGCGGTTCGCCGCGAGGTCAAGATTCCGATCATCGCCTCCGGTGGCGCCGGCAAGGTAGAGGATTTCCCTCCGGCCATTGCGGCTGGAGCCGACGCTGTACTTGCCGCATCCGTATTCCACTACGGCACGTTGACCATTGCCGACGTCAAGGCGGAACTGCGCAGGTCCGGATATACCGTTCGCTGA
- the rlmN gene encoding 23S rRNA (adenine(2503)-C(2))-methyltransferase RlmN translates to MTSPETPETGITEGGTEGAFRDVLSKDHARRGKPPVHFVDMSEDERIAKAKELGLPKFRVKQLANHYYGHFDVNAAAFTDFPASKRDEAASVFFPELITEVTRQVADKGTTIKTLWRLFDGSHIESVLMRYPTRSTLCISSQVGCGMGCPFCATGQLGLTRNMSAGEILEQVRVAARMMQDGEVAGGPGRLSNIVFMGMGEPMGNYRSVLSAVRQISALPPQGFGISARNITVSTVGVVPGIRKLTEEGIPVRLAVSLHAPSDELRDELVPMNKRFNTTAVLDAAHDYWLATKRRVSIEYALMRGINDQAEHARLLAKRLNHYGDDWAHVNPIPLNPIEGSKWTASKPEDEKRFLDILHAAGITATLRDTRGQDIDGACGQLAAKER, encoded by the coding sequence ATGACATCTCCCGAAACTCCAGAAACCGGTATCACCGAAGGCGGTACCGAAGGCGCATTCCGCGATGTGCTCTCCAAAGACCATGCCCGGCGTGGCAAACCCCCGGTGCATTTCGTCGACATGAGCGAGGACGAACGCATCGCCAAAGCCAAGGAACTCGGCCTCCCCAAATTCCGAGTCAAGCAGCTCGCCAACCACTATTATGGCCATTTCGATGTGAATGCCGCCGCATTCACCGATTTCCCGGCCTCGAAGCGTGACGAGGCGGCTTCGGTCTTTTTCCCCGAACTTATCACGGAGGTCACACGGCAGGTGGCCGATAAGGGAACCACCATCAAAACACTGTGGCGACTATTCGATGGTTCGCATATTGAATCCGTGCTGATGCGTTATCCGACCCGTTCCACCCTGTGCATCTCGTCGCAGGTTGGCTGTGGCATGGGTTGTCCGTTCTGCGCGACCGGGCAGTTGGGATTGACTCGTAACATGTCTGCCGGAGAGATTCTCGAACAGGTGCGCGTCGCCGCCAGAATGATGCAGGATGGCGAGGTTGCCGGAGGACCGGGCCGTCTGAGCAATATCGTGTTCATGGGTATGGGCGAACCGATGGGCAACTATCGATCGGTGCTGTCTGCCGTACGTCAGATCTCCGCATTGCCGCCACAGGGCTTCGGCATTTCCGCACGTAATATCACCGTCTCCACCGTCGGCGTCGTGCCTGGCATCAGAAAGCTTACCGAGGAAGGCATTCCTGTCCGTCTTGCGGTCTCGTTGCATGCGCCTAGCGATGAACTACGCGATGAACTCGTGCCGATGAACAAGCGATTCAATACGACTGCCGTACTTGATGCGGCACATGATTACTGGCTCGCGACCAAACGTCGTGTAAGCATCGAATACGCGCTGATGCGCGGCATCAACGATCAGGCGGAGCACGCCAGGCTCCTGGCCAAGCGATTGAACCACTACGGGGACGATTGGGCGCATGTCAATCCCATCCCGCTTAACCCGATCGAAGGTTCCAAGTGGACTGCATCGAAGCCTGAAGATGAGAAGCGGTTCCTTGACATCCTTCATGCCGCAGGCATCACTGCCACGCTTCGAGACACCCGTGGCCAGGATATCGATGGTGCATGTGGGCAGCTTGCTGCCAAAGAACGCTGA
- a CDS encoding phosphatidate cytidylyltransferase encodes MEHNDQLHDQAEVTLDQINKKTGRNMPQAIATAVVLIAIILGCLLISIDVFVALIVVFMILALWELRVDFATAGLHIPVFMLWICSACTLLATYYSPLHVVTMSLCAMASIVLVALSATAKLSFGNRLSLVVADKLSHTEAAARLESSFNHDGNEQHHSRLSHVAVSVLTVLYIPVLASCIILPLTFHGHPVAHAIMLVFLPALSDTGGLFAGAWLGKHKLSPRISPKKSWEGLAGSVVFAMVGAFAVMFCTYTPQVWATRWWVPIIMGILVGVVGTFGDLCASMIKRDLGLKDMGHLLKGHGGVMDRVDSILMAAPFTCILLWLTGM; translated from the coding sequence ATGGAACATAATGATCAACTCCATGATCAGGCCGAGGTGACCCTCGACCAGATCAATAAGAAAACCGGTCGTAATATGCCTCAGGCTATAGCTACGGCCGTGGTGCTGATTGCGATTATTCTCGGGTGCCTGCTGATAAGCATCGATGTGTTCGTCGCGCTTATCGTGGTGTTCATGATCCTGGCTTTGTGGGAGCTTCGAGTTGATTTCGCAACCGCAGGACTACACATCCCCGTATTCATGTTGTGGATATGCTCGGCTTGCACGCTGCTTGCAACGTACTATTCGCCGTTGCACGTCGTTACCATGTCGTTGTGTGCCATGGCTTCGATTGTGCTGGTGGCTCTTTCGGCTACGGCGAAACTGAGCTTCGGCAACAGGCTTTCGCTTGTGGTTGCGGATAAGCTGTCCCATACCGAAGCCGCGGCACGACTCGAGTCCTCCTTCAACCATGACGGCAACGAACAGCATCATAGCCGACTCAGCCATGTGGCCGTTTCCGTGCTCACCGTGCTGTACATCCCCGTGCTGGCCTCGTGCATTATTCTGCCGCTAACCTTCCATGGGCATCCGGTGGCTCATGCCATTATGCTGGTCTTCCTGCCGGCATTGTCCGACACGGGCGGATTGTTCGCCGGTGCATGGCTGGGCAAGCATAAGCTCTCTCCGCGTATCTCTCCGAAGAAAAGCTGGGAGGGGCTTGCAGGATCAGTGGTGTTTGCCATGGTCGGCGCTTTCGCGGTGATGTTCTGCACCTATACTCCGCAGGTATGGGCCACGCGTTGGTGGGTTCCCATCATTATGGGGATTCTGGTAGGTGTCGTAGGCACGTTCGGTGATCTGTGCGCGTCCATGATCAAGCGTGATCTCGGTCTTAAGGATATGGGTCATCTGCTCAAGGGGCATGGTGGCGTGATGGATCGTGTCGATTCGATTCTGATGGCCGCGCCGTTCACCTGCATCCTGCTCTGGCTCACCGGCATGTGA
- the frr gene encoding ribosome recycling factor: MASVVEQAKAQMAKTVENTKENFAGIRTGRANPALLNGIMVDYYGAPTPIKAVASIGVPEPRTLSVTPFDASQAGAVEKAIRNSDLGVSPNRDGNVIRLTMPELTEERRKEYVKLAKGKAEDGKVAVRNIRRKTKETIDKSVKDGDMGEDEGDRLLKDLDKVTKSVTDEIDALLETKQKEIMEV, encoded by the coding sequence ATGGCAAGCGTTGTTGAACAAGCTAAGGCACAGATGGCCAAGACGGTGGAAAACACCAAGGAGAACTTTGCCGGCATTCGTACTGGCCGTGCGAACCCTGCTTTGCTGAACGGCATTATGGTCGATTACTACGGCGCTCCCACGCCGATCAAGGCAGTGGCCTCCATTGGCGTCCCCGAGCCGCGCACCCTGTCGGTCACCCCGTTCGATGCATCCCAGGCTGGCGCCGTCGAGAAGGCGATCCGCAATTCCGATCTTGGCGTGAGCCCCAACCGTGACGGCAACGTCATCCGCCTGACCATGCCTGAACTCACCGAGGAACGTCGTAAGGAATACGTCAAGCTCGCCAAGGGCAAGGCCGAGGACGGCAAGGTCGCGGTTCGCAACATTCGTCGCAAGACCAAGGAGACCATCGACAAGTCCGTCAAGGATGGCGATATGGGCGAGGATGAAGGCGATCGCCTGCTGAAGGATCTCGATAAGGTCACCAAGTCCGTCACCGACGAAATCGATGCGCTGCTTGAGACCAAGCAGAAGGAGATCATGGAGGTCTGA
- the pyrH gene encoding UMP kinase — protein MTGENAGDKPRRVLLKLSGEAFGGGKVGIDTHVVRRIASEIVPAVNKGVQVAIVVGGGNFFRGAELQQAGIDRSRGDYMGMLGTVMNCLALQDFLEQEGQATRVQTAITMGQVAEPYIPLKAIRHLEKGRVVIFGAGAGMPYFSTDTVSIQRSLEIHCDEVLMGKNGVDGVYTADPRKDENAKRFETLSYNRALVDNLAVMDASALSMARDNRKRIRVFGLEGEGNVTRALVGDEIGTLVSTAESRVAD, from the coding sequence ATGACTGGCGAAAATGCAGGCGACAAGCCACGCAGAGTTCTGCTCAAGCTTTCCGGTGAAGCGTTCGGTGGCGGCAAGGTCGGCATCGATACCCATGTGGTGCGCCGTATCGCTTCGGAAATCGTTCCAGCTGTGAACAAAGGCGTACAGGTTGCGATCGTGGTCGGTGGCGGCAATTTCTTCCGCGGCGCGGAACTTCAGCAGGCTGGCATCGATCGTTCCCGTGGCGATTACATGGGTATGCTCGGCACAGTGATGAACTGCCTTGCACTGCAGGACTTCCTTGAGCAGGAGGGCCAGGCTACCCGAGTGCAGACCGCCATCACCATGGGTCAGGTCGCCGAGCCGTATATTCCACTCAAGGCCATCCGCCATCTGGAAAAGGGCCGTGTGGTGATTTTCGGCGCCGGTGCCGGCATGCCGTACTTCTCTACGGATACCGTGTCCATTCAGCGTTCCCTGGAAATTCATTGCGATGAAGTGCTTATGGGCAAGAACGGCGTCGACGGCGTGTACACCGCCGATCCGCGTAAGGATGAGAACGCCAAGCGCTTTGAGACGCTGAGCTACAATCGCGCTCTGGTCGACAATCTGGCTGTTATGGATGCGTCCGCGCTGTCCATGGCGCGCGACAATAGAAAGCGTATCCGTGTGTTCGGCCTCGAAGGCGAAGGCAATGTCACTCGTGCGCTTGTCGGCGATGAAATCGGGACTCTGGTCTCCACCGCGGAATCGCGTGTGGCGGACTGA
- the tsf gene encoding translation elongation factor Ts encodes MAAITAALIKQVREDTGAGMMDVKKALTEAEGDVARAKEIIRAKGIAAAGKREGRAAQEGTIASKVIETANGETGYAVELNSETDFVAKTPKFVEFADTVLGYAVNAEADSADDLLAAKADEGTVKEAVEEAAALFGEHVKVGQFAKISGEHVEIYAHKKSAEMPPSIVAMIATDKAGAAVAHEAALQISAMGAQWLTREDVPADVLESETRVATEKTTEELKSKGKPEAVIEKIAPKIVEGRLNSFYKETVLLEQAYVKDPSKTVGDLFKEVGGTATAFARVEVGKGAEA; translated from the coding sequence ATGGCAGCAATTACCGCCGCTCTGATCAAGCAGGTGCGTGAAGACACCGGCGCTGGCATGATGGACGTCAAGAAGGCTCTCACCGAGGCTGAAGGCGACGTCGCTCGCGCCAAGGAAATCATTCGTGCGAAGGGCATCGCCGCAGCCGGCAAGCGTGAAGGCCGCGCAGCTCAGGAAGGTACCATCGCTTCCAAGGTCATCGAGACCGCGAATGGCGAGACCGGTTACGCTGTTGAGCTGAACTCCGAGACCGACTTCGTGGCCAAGACCCCGAAGTTCGTCGAGTTTGCCGACACCGTGCTGGGCTATGCCGTGAACGCCGAAGCCGATTCCGCCGACGACCTGCTGGCCGCCAAGGCCGATGAAGGCACCGTCAAGGAAGCCGTTGAAGAAGCGGCAGCTCTGTTTGGCGAGCACGTCAAGGTTGGTCAGTTCGCCAAGATTTCCGGCGAGCACGTCGAGATCTACGCTCACAAGAAGTCCGCTGAGATGCCGCCGAGCATCGTCGCGATGATCGCCACCGATAAGGCTGGCGCCGCCGTTGCGCACGAAGCCGCTCTGCAGATTTCCGCAATGGGCGCCCAGTGGCTTACCCGCGAGGATGTCCCGGCTGACGTTCTGGAGTCCGAGACCCGCGTGGCCACCGAAAAGACCACCGAGGAACTTAAGAGCAAGGGCAAGCCGGAAGCTGTGATCGAGAAGATTGCCCCGAAGATCGTCGAGGGTCGTCTCAACTCCTTCTACAAGGAAACCGTGCTGCTGGAGCAGGCCTACGTCAAGGATCCTTCCAAGACTGTTGGCGACCTGTTCAAGGAAGTCGGTGGCACTGCTACCGCTTTCGCGCGCGTTGAGGTCGGCAAGGGCGCTGAAGCCTGA
- the rpsB gene encoding 30S ribosomal protein S2: MAQITMSEMLKAGLHFGHQTRRWNPKMKQFILTQRNGIHIINLFKSLDMIDVAYDFIKSTVAHNGTVLFVGTKKQAQEAVSAQATRVNMPYVSERWLGGMLTNFQTVSKRVARLKELEEVDFSDVHGSGLTKKELLLLEREKDKLNKQLGGIRNMGRTPSAMFVVDINKEALAVEEAHKLGIPVVAIVDTNTDPEAVEYPIPANDDAIRGIELLTSLMADAVAEGLIERSGKATKAEGESAEQPMAAWEKELLENQAPEAKADEAAKAE; encoded by the coding sequence ATGGCTCAGATCACTATGAGCGAAATGCTGAAGGCAGGCCTGCACTTCGGTCACCAGACCCGTCGTTGGAACCCGAAGATGAAGCAGTTCATCCTCACCCAGCGCAACGGCATCCACATCATCAACCTGTTCAAGTCCCTTGACATGATCGATGTTGCCTACGATTTCATCAAGTCCACCGTGGCCCACAACGGCACCGTGCTGTTCGTCGGCACCAAGAAGCAGGCTCAGGAAGCAGTGTCCGCTCAGGCCACTCGCGTGAACATGCCGTACGTCTCCGAGCGCTGGCTCGGCGGTATGCTGACCAACTTCCAGACCGTGTCCAAGCGTGTTGCGCGTCTCAAGGAACTCGAAGAGGTCGATTTCAGCGATGTGCACGGTTCCGGTCTGACCAAGAAGGAACTGCTGCTGCTCGAGCGTGAAAAGGACAAGCTGAACAAGCAGCTGGGCGGCATCCGCAACATGGGCCGCACTCCGTCCGCCATGTTCGTCGTTGACATCAACAAGGAAGCCCTGGCTGTCGAAGAAGCTCATAAGCTGGGCATTCCGGTCGTCGCCATCGTCGACACCAACACCGATCCGGAAGCCGTCGAGTATCCGATTCCGGCCAACGATGACGCCATCCGCGGCATCGAGCTGCTGACCAGCCTGATGGCTGACGCTGTTGCTGAAGGTCTGATCGAGCGTTCCGGCAAGGCCACCAAGGCTGAAGGCGAGTCCGCCGAGCAGCCGATGGCTGCTTGGGAGAAGGAGCTCCTGGAGAACCAGGCTCCTGAGGCCAAGGCCGACGAAGCCGCCAAGGCTGAGTGA
- the def gene encoding peptide deformylase gives MAIREIRVVPDPVLRTPCDEIKEITPAVRRLVDDLLQTVDDPGRAGLSANQIGVNLRAFSYNIDGKIGYILNPVIEEKSGEQYGDEGCLSVPGLWYKTRRADYARVRGIDLDGKEIVLEGHGLFGRMLQHECDHLDGHVYLDRLEKEERREAMRYMRNHH, from the coding sequence GTGGCCATTCGTGAGATCAGAGTTGTTCCCGATCCCGTTCTGCGCACCCCGTGCGACGAAATCAAGGAGATCACGCCGGCAGTGCGGCGTTTGGTCGACGATCTGTTGCAGACGGTTGACGATCCCGGACGTGCCGGACTGTCCGCAAACCAGATCGGCGTGAACCTGAGAGCCTTCTCATACAATATCGACGGCAAGATCGGATATATTCTCAATCCGGTCATCGAAGAGAAATCCGGTGAACAATATGGCGATGAAGGCTGCCTGTCCGTGCCGGGGCTGTGGTACAAAACCCGCCGTGCGGATTACGCGCGTGTACGTGGCATCGATCTGGACGGCAAGGAGATCGTGCTTGAAGGGCACGGGCTGTTCGGGCGCATGCTGCAGCATGAGTGCGACCATCTAGATGGCCATGTCTATCTGGACAGACTTGAGAAAGAGGAACGCAGGGAAGCGATGCGCTATATGCGCAACCATCACTGA
- a CDS encoding Rv3235 family protein translates to MAYQRRKRNEEVTSLDDEHAQIFTPINMEDGQPASYDGFIRIELSQEPVPYHVVKISPEHLDKAHCHAMAVAACRMGILTMDVIRGKLSANGLRRAASAKVIERLQRLAFIIETRMSRDDEYKARLKYPPVMPHWLSGTFISQTCLEMCMQLSIGREIYWSNLRFEQIGCRWVCTFADIG, encoded by the coding sequence ATGGCATATCAACGAAGAAAAAGAAACGAAGAGGTGACTTCATTGGACGATGAGCACGCCCAAATCTTCACACCCATAAATATGGAAGATGGGCAACCAGCATCATACGACGGGTTCATTAGGATTGAACTGTCCCAGGAACCCGTGCCATACCACGTTGTCAAGATCTCGCCCGAGCATCTCGACAAAGCACATTGCCATGCGATGGCCGTTGCCGCATGCCGAATGGGGATACTGACCATGGATGTTATCCGGGGCAAGCTATCCGCGAACGGTCTGCGCAGAGCCGCAAGCGCAAAAGTCATTGAGCGGTTGCAGCGTTTGGCCTTCATCATCGAGACCCGCATGAGCAGGGATGACGAATACAAGGCGAGGCTGAAGTATCCGCCGGTCATGCCGCATTGGCTGTCGGGAACATTCATCAGCCAGACCTGTTTGGAAATGTGCATGCAGCTTTCCATCGGACGGGAAATCTACTGGTCGAATCTTCGATTCGAGCAGATCGGATGCCGGTGGGTATGCACATTCGCCGATATCGGCTGA
- a CDS encoding GuaB3 family IMP dehydrogenase-related protein, whose product MSQEIEIGLGKKARVAYSLDDVSIIPSRRTRDPQDVSTSWQIDAYEFDVPVIGAPMDSVTSPATAIAMGKMGALGVLDLEGLWTRYEDPTPLLDEIALLPAETATKRIQEIYAEPIKAELITKRLHEIREAGVTVAGALSPQLTQEFYATVVDAGVDLFVIRGTVVSAEHVSTTHEALNLKQFIYDLDVPVIVGGVANYTAALHMMRTGAAGVLVGFGGGAVSATRTTLGVQAPMATAIADVAEARRDYMDESGGRYVQVIADGGMGDSGSFVKALAMGADAVMLGAPLARATEAPGKGMHWGSEARHQTLPRGFRTNVGTVAPLEQILFGPSHMADGTTNFIGALRRTMASTGYVDVKNFQRCNVVVTPHDTL is encoded by the coding sequence ATGTCTCAGGAAATTGAAATCGGTTTGGGTAAGAAGGCCCGTGTGGCCTATTCGCTGGATGATGTATCCATCATCCCCTCCCGCAGGACGCGTGATCCGCAGGATGTATCGACGAGCTGGCAGATCGATGCATACGAGTTCGACGTGCCGGTGATTGGGGCTCCGATGGATTCGGTGACCAGCCCGGCCACGGCCATTGCCATGGGCAAGATGGGTGCTTTGGGTGTGCTGGATTTGGAAGGTCTGTGGACCCGTTATGAGGATCCGACGCCGCTGCTGGACGAAATCGCCCTGCTCCCGGCGGAAACCGCCACCAAGCGTATTCAGGAGATCTATGCCGAGCCGATCAAGGCGGAGCTCATCACCAAGCGACTGCACGAGATTCGCGAAGCCGGCGTGACTGTGGCAGGCGCGCTTTCCCCGCAGCTGACCCAGGAATTCTATGCCACCGTGGTCGACGCGGGCGTCGACCTATTCGTGATTCGCGGCACTGTCGTGTCCGCCGAACATGTTTCCACCACGCATGAGGCGCTGAATCTTAAGCAGTTCATCTACGACCTTGACGTGCCGGTGATTGTGGGCGGCGTGGCCAACTACACTGCTGCGCTGCATATGATGCGTACCGGCGCGGCGGGCGTGCTTGTCGGGTTCGGCGGCGGCGCGGTCTCCGCGACCCGCACGACGCTGGGCGTGCAGGCGCCGATGGCCACGGCCATCGCCGATGTGGCCGAAGCGCGTCGCGATTACATGGACGAATCCGGTGGCCGCTATGTGCAGGTTATTGCGGATGGCGGCATGGGAGACTCCGGCAGCTTCGTCAAGGCTCTCGCCATGGGCGCCGACGCCGTGATGCTGGGCGCTCCGTTGGCTCGTGCCACTGAGGCTCCGGGCAAGGGCATGCATTGGGGCAGCGAGGCGCGGCATCAGACGTTGCCGCGTGGATTCCGCACCAACGTCGGCACTGTGGCGCCGCTTGAGCAGATTTTGTTCGGGCCGAGCCACATGGCCGATGGCACCACCAACTTCATCGGTGCGTTGCGGCGTACCATGGCCTCCACCGGCTATGTGGATGTCAAGAACTTCCAGCGCTGCAATGTGGTGGTAACACCACACGACACGCTGTAA